TCAGTTAGAAACAAAGTCACCTAAGCGTTtagatttgtaataataaaaaaaaaaatataagtgaaaaatgtattgtgaattgtattacctaaaaataaaagaaattgtttgtttatattaagtatatgattattttgtaaaatattgtaataagatttatattaaattttgtaacaatattatgtttactataaaaattatgttttttaattaggaTTCAGAATTGTTATGTTGTTGGTAACATTGGATGTTAGAGATGTTAACctcacttttataataattaattctgtTATATATACAAGACGTAATCATCTAGTATGtacgttttttattaaattatgtaaaataaagaacacatGCTTAACgagaattaattattaagttatgtCATTACCACACGACATTTCAGTTAATCAGTCAAACACTTCTTCTGTAATTATGAGTTACActacaatacattaataattctAAGTAATATTCTCAACATGCACACTTAATGTCAAGACGGGCTACATGTTGACACAATTTTATCAATGCTTCTATTATGACGTGCAGtactatttattagtttaataatatcttatacttacataaaaagtATAGACACTTTAAGATATACTttaatttcctatttttttttaatttcaaaacaaggttattatttaaaattatgtattatcattttttaaataaagcttGTGttgttttaagaatataatacaacattgaAATCAATATCTTTAAGAcagattatttaataaacttttcatataaaactttgtatttatctaaatatgaaaacaaaaaatgaatgtGTAAATaaagtacaaattacaaaaataggattaaattctaaaatgaatacaataataataaaaatataaatgtaggtattcaataaaattaatatttttacaaattttaactaaatagtGTAACTTTAAgacaatttctattttataattctataaatacaacaattcTTTGTAGttcgtttttacttaaaataaatgttgttcaaaatagtatttattttaaaatattttaaacatataataaatacgctaaaatatttagaactattatttatcaattagtaaacacaataaaattaatttgaaaatttagtagtgagcataacaatattacaaagaAAATTGACTATTTCATTTGTGTTATTACTCAAAatatcttttattataataatttgtaggatttatttaattataaaagatAAGTAagctacaataatttaattcataaatggactacttatttttttaaattcttacatGTAATATCTAAAAACCTAACAAAATACAGAGTCTGTTATTTTTAGTCTCTAACATTTACAACAAGCAAATTTAGTGAAAAACAttattgttgaatttatttattatataaaatgaagtaataaaataaataaatattgccTTACATAAAAAGTTATCTTTATGAAATGGAATACTGATTAAAGAACATttcaacaaaaaacatttaatataatttttattttggataTAAAGTGTagagtaaaatatacattttaataacaatttttgatttatacaaaATGACAGCAAAAGTAAGAATACTTTTAAgtagttgtaatttaatttacacttcTATATACAATTGCTTTATTGGAACATTATAAGTTACTACcggttattaaaaatataaactatttggCACTTAAATATGAAAATGCATTCTATTCTGATTTTACTGAGtagttattttatcattttgtgtatttttataatacgtgCAAGGCGTTGTTTTGGTGTAGCCATACCTTTTCTTGGTCTTCCAACTAAAACACAAACATAATGAAACACAAAAATTATTGCAAATGAACATTATTAtgaccaaaaataaatttaaaaaaaaaacagtacaaTCTGGgatttatacttataactttaaatattaaacacacaCAGGTAAAAGCTGTAGTGCCTATTAGTATTagcattttaactttaatacaaTCATGTTAAAAGGTTTATGCTTTGAATACTTATATCTGTATGTATTAGATTTCACTCTAGATTAAAACTGCAAAATATTACCTTTAGGAGGCAGTgaatcacagtttttttttgttattgattcaCTAACAGTTGTTTCGTCTGTTAAATCAGTAGCTGGCTTTGAAACATCTATGTCTTCTAAAACTTGTTTACATTTTGGTAAACGACCCTTTTTCTAATTGAAGTAAAGTAaaaggttataaatatttaactattcaaaTTCAATGAATGGTTCCATTTTACGAATTACATACCAAACGTTTAATTGATACTtcgttattcttattatttttacatttatttttctttgataCATGTTTTTCAACTTTTGGATACAAGCACTTAATATGTTTGCGTGTTAAGCGTTCCCCAGGAGTTAAAATATTAGATGGTGGTTGCCACGTCACATCCTTGGTATCTTCATCATCAGAGTTAGTTATAGCTGGATAtactattatgaaaattaattgttaaaacataatttgtatacatattatttatattttattttaaatatttaacatgttgcagtattaattgtatttgtatgcaataaaaaaacagtaattattaaatattattaggtatttattacttattacttaaatataaccAAAGATTATACCAATGtcatgttttatatttacaatttaaatgcatctatatttacaatcaataaaattatagacaTATATgacctaaataaaaatgtttaatctgACAATTGTGAAAACAAGCTAACGATACGCGCTCTGGTGGCATAATCCTCAACTCACATATTCGGaatgtatagatataattttatattggttattttaatttttataataaattaattttggtatcgaaactttatacgcttttatagctaactgtatatgttggtaagtacaatttctactaatattatcaaatacatttaaatacacttCACTTAAGACAAAATGTATGAGAAATGTCaggaaaataaatacaatctacCACATTGAATCCCACATTGACGTAGGGTGGGTACCTGCCTAATCATCAGTAcgataggcgtcgacagcgcTCCCAGTGTTAATTTGTTTTCCCAATAAACTAGTATtttttactatcatattatcaacatttcaaatttttttagaaatgacaatagtgtattaaaatttttcctatagttttacaacaattttatgactaaaattaatgtttgacgagtagttaaaataaaaaggtacatacaattatttttttggttaaatgCAAGTACTTAAAACTCACCTGTCCTAATAGTTTATGACAATCAAATGTATTgttaagaaataagaaaattctccataaaaGCAAgtgcaatattttaatatttctttagtcTTTCTggcatattaattttaaaagctaaaaaagtttatattaatcTTGCACATTCCAAGTTCATACATCATCAAAATgcatttcttatacaattagaGGCATTcagaaaaaatcaaatatatttacataccaTACAAACaatctataaattattgatatcacATGgagaaaatatacattttcaggTTGTTGGAAactaaagaaatttaaaaaatgttaaaaatcatgataaatgttattagtaaataatataacgaatattacataatataatacaaattatttgaaatctgatataatatttactaaagaGTGATAATCATAATTCACTAAAGGATTTAGATTATCTAGATTTAACTAtcgtttcaataaaaatgtggaCTCCAACTTACTTAATCGCCCAGaaactatagttattatttgtctatgaaaagattttttttataattttactttatatctataattctaaaaaaacttaGTAATTAatgatagataatataaataaatttagtattgataataataataaaaataaaattataaatatactattattcaaaatgtttagtttataCACAGTATATGTTTTATAGGTTTGGTAATATTATGCAGGTACTATGAATATTGTAATAgcgattaatttattaaataaagaagTTAATTATCTAGATCAGCGTTTCTAATCTGTGGTACACGGAAGGCTCATAGGTGGTAAGCGAAGGAAATTTccttttaaaacaacaaaaggAATGGTCAAtggatcataatttatattaaatattatttggtttatttgatattaataataattatacatattttattttatttttgttgtattgttataagtcataactttatagtaataaaataaaatacaattccaTACGTCATGTAAaaacgtatacatttttcataagcaaaataaaataggttatttgGTATTAAGAGGTTACGAAAATTGTTAAACTGTATAGGTTGTACGTGGGTATAAAAAAGCTGAAAACCGCTGATCTAGGTACTtgaattatcttatattatgcatgcttataatattaatctcatattcatatttcatactatattatattacaatgtatgtGTAGGTTATAACTAAAgtccggatttatattctctaaAAACCTACAAATGTTCTTATATTATTCTctcaaaaattagaaaaatatgcaaaaataatcaatatatcttattatatgcttaaatatgcaattttttctttttagaataGTCAGATTTATACTAGCATAATGGAATAATTGCACTTAAGTAAAAgttaaaacagttaaaatagggcattttatgtaaaatagttctacaaaaaaatataattatttgtagatTTTGTtagtttgttaattttataaacttaataacaCATAATTGCAaacgcaaaatatttttatacttatgatAAACAAATAAGTTGTTGTTATCAGTATAGGTTTGGTAAAGTAATACATAATGGCACAGAGAAATAATAGTACTATAACTGAGTGttattgttttatcaaaattatatttaaaaaaaaaactaaggttggtaaaatatgtttttaggtatcataatattaagaattaaattaatgagtattttttttcataatttacaaaatatgctaaatattCCCTAACTcatgaaatatgcaaaaacattttttactatgAACTCTGTTGAATGAGTCATCCACATTATTTTACTCTCTTAAGAGTTATGACTGTATAACCTCAAATTTGAtatgtaaaaaacttaaaacatataaatttggactTAAGTtatagcaaactattttgattttcactaaatcaaaataataaaaacaaatattttgaattaacttaCTATAATTTTCATCTTGACGAATAGATTCAATTGGTTCATCACATATGTCGATCAACTCTGATTCAGTTTCATCAACTTTTTGAACAAATTCGCAAGTGTACGacctataatttgtatatatattttattttaaataatattctgatttaAATGAACTATAAGACAACCTATTAAatctcaaatataataaaaatttaaaataaaaataaaatgttatatttatcaaaaatatagaaaatagcaacaaaaacaaattgtgtttttatgagttattatttattactttttagttataagacatattacattttaggttatatagttacaaaaacataaataaattattttcaattgaacTGATCTTTAAAGTATTactaagattattttaaaaacaaaaatagttcTACACTTTTTCCAGAATAAGAACGTACCCGGGCGGCGGACCAAAACAGGTTCGTCGCAAGCAGGTTATGACATTCTTTTTCAGAttagcttatttttttttgtgataaaaaataaatatatattatacaactaaaatgaattatttctttgtttcatcattttaataataaaatataaattaacttattaagtaataatatattataagtaaaattaatttattgttttcaattttactgATTGTAAAAtggcataattattttaacaacaaaatttttgttatttcgtCATCATTATTCTACCTGGTTGGGAACCACTGGTTTAACGTTTATCAGTTTTGGTATTACGTATTTAAATTACAGGgttttatagcatattattatcattttatttatataatttaaaatatttcattaaaaacatgAGTAGTCAAGAAGATTTGATCAGTAATCAGTTCAATAACACCTAAGCTTTTCactaagttaaatattttaatagctatTTTTCatcactatttatttaattacatcaaAATGCCCAGGTATGCCTCACTCAAAATGTATTTCACTCGACCCATAACTGGTACAGTGAAAAAATATAACGACTGATACAGCACAGTATGATATACCACATTTCATCTGATAATGACATTTCAATTGTATaagtagtatttaaataattgtatgcttacatattacaattataatacagaCAATCATTctgaacttaatttttatataaaattattatttcataatacttCAATAAAAGTTttgtaagcaaaaaaaaatgtaaattaaaatacaattatttgttaaacCTTTATTTCATTCTAGGATTTTTCAAAATCAGTTATTAAGGCTAAAACCTAGATATAATGGTAGTAGACAAACCTTAAaacttgattaaaaaaaaaaaaaatacccattacctacattattatattttaaggtaaAAATAACTTAAGCTAAAACTCCaattagaaaattttttttttaatacttaatttaaaaaaacctttttttatattcataaaaatacattgattgttaatatttaatagtctaaaatattttgaacttaaatagGTATGAAgcttttttgataaataattcatgatacatcaaatattattaattaataaataaaatataataataagtgtaattttttttaaatactgcaATAACAAAATGTTAAGACTGAGCCCATGAAAACACTTATGCCGAGTTGCATGAAAAATGAACTAATTTAATggatcaataaaatttaatagaccaaTCAGGagctattaaattatgtttaaaggaccattagctcactattgattcaataaatgtaataaaatagcTTACGCTGCAATTTATATCTGTaatctacaataattatcaaatcCTATAGAATCTGAGCCCAGattattaaattgtgtatttttttaatcaattgtaTTGAAACTTACACAACTTCATCATGCTCTGTGGATGAATCTTTACCTTCAATGTCAACATCTGGTTCTTGCTTTTTGATTCTAATAAtcattttatctaaataaaaatattatttttaagttaataatagtATGGAACATAAgtaaatcatatataatatacataccttgAGTAGCTAATTCACTAGAATACTTTTTATGATGAGAGTTATCGGGCATTTCATCAATATCTAATTCCATATTTGACAAGCTACcaactataaaatacattaaatcaaCGTTAAAGTAATTTGTTAATACTATATtgcattcaaattaaattttgagtttgtattaagaggacgttacaccaaaaatttttttctttgtctTACAAGAGCGtaatatagcaaattttacgctcagcagatcatgtTAAGCTctgtaagtttaaaaattagagtaaattgactttttataaaatttaaaggtaagattattatcaattattattattaggcaaTATCAAAGgctttttatcatattttaatttaaaagcgagttatgagtgtcttagatatataaaaaatttccCCTTAaccagaaaaataataaaatatcagtatcaacatattggttttatattaatttaggtatatgTACCACACCtggaatataataaacaaattaacatatgattaatattaatccgaAATAAGACTTTTGAATCTGTGTTACTTTGTCGGCAATGATCGATTTTACATTTGCATTGTTAATCATACAATATAAAAGGCAAAGGATAAGAATATTAAGTGTtagtatacctatgtaatactATCAACAAATAACAACACAACCAAACCATGAAGGTGTAGTGTGTAGATAAGAATATTAGGAATGAGAGTATAGTACTACAGACACTACAGACAATACACTTACCAATTTCACTTCATTTACAATTGACACAAGGTTATTTGTAATACTTCAAATGTCTACTCAAATtgaattatctattatattataaaagtaatatcaaCTGAAACTCTGAATAACTGTAGACTTGTGATAAAAACTGTATACTAACAGAAAGGAATAACTAACCTGAAAATACATGTAAGCGGCACAATAATGTCAACGCTCAGGAAACATCGATACGAATAACCACTTGGCGTAACTTAACACCATAAATGGGTTTAAGGATAATGTAGGTGCCAAAACATTAAAACCGAATGGGATCTATACGCATTCGCTCAACGGCTATTGAATACTCACCTAAATCAAGAACGTTTGACACTGCGTTATGATGCAATAGTGAGATCGATAAATCTGACCGTCTGGTTGATCGTTACGCAGAATGTTTCCCATTTGAGTTCGCAACGGTATGAAACTACTAAAACGGCATTAACGACGACATATTAGAAAATAGTTAACTGACAAATTGAACTAACGTTTTTTCACAAGAACAACAACACaacaatcatattttgttttctaaatattatcattCGCGATATCGGAAACCGGCTATCGATAACCATTCGATGACAGTACCTATTCGAAATCGCCGTGGCTACCGCCGATTGGTCGatgtatgatgtatatattaatCGTTGTATCGTCGTATCGAAGgcgaatacataataatagattaGTTTGatgattattcataaataatatcagaGTTGTCAGTATCGttaattcaacaattaattaatattcgaaATTCGAATGATCGTAAACCGACAAGTGACGACTACTAAACGTGTTCGGTCAGCGGGGGTAATAACTCACTATCGATTGTCCGGAATTAAAATCGTTCGATAGCACGTGAAATTAAACACTTAAATGCTGTTATCATAGAATTATTGAATCGTAGAAACTAGAAAGTTGAAACATGAATTCAGATTTTATTcatggtaaaaactaaaatctttAGAAGTTCTGCATTTTGTtgctacctaatatattttatggacgGATGGTTGTTTTAGGATAACTATTAAATCGACcacaaaatgtatgtatataatagattttatcttttatttgtCAATGGATTTTATGTGAAGCTCATAGATACGATTATCTAGATAGATATTAAGATTTTGGAAATTGGAATAAGATAATATCGTCAACTTGAAGCAAAATCTTACCAACAGCAAAAACTGAAATGCTGGGTAATAGccaataagtaaataataatactttgataaaatttttattctgagccgatacaatatacctacaatattgatatttgattttacaaaagtatgttccttttagattctgagcagagcaataaatgtattgatttttcaatgatttatgtctgtcatcaccgttttAGAGCAGTGAAActgtttcgatttttttcaacagtatcttgttcgatggaaatctagttggtgcattcaggtcaaaattcccaaaaattttcaaaaacagcATAAAAAAAGGtttaggtaagtggatgtcgctctgctgtcagtaggttacaagtgggtcactgtaatggatggtgttacatatgaattcaatgatataatatcattgtataagaaaaacggttctgagcgaaaacggacagtcagcctatgatattaccaagtatatttgatgatattattgtaaataaagtaatttatatataacctatttacgtggagccttgttttaaattttcaatccttagctataaaagttaaacattttataaatttttaactacctacacaataattatgaaattttaaatttgataaatgttgtcaaaatttgaacttaaaatgcttataaaaaaaattgtgcctatgtatttttaataattttcaactgctattgtaacaataaatcagGAGCCTcgcattaaatttttacgcttttgaaaactgaaaatgtccgtaaacagctcaaaaagagtcaaattattttcaaaatattatggtgtatagaaaattaaaatgttcatgtatctacagttatttgtttttgaataacaataaaatagcaaaatcgttacatgagaaatcgagtgaatatccaatgttgtaaaaatatgaatttcaaccgctcataaaaatttaatttgacttccttgtagatattttttttttttataaaggtagacaaacttatggataatcttgtattacattttcaaatcttagatttaaaaagaaacatttttatgaattctcaactcaaaataatttgccaattttctttgtttttccgtattatgtcaagatttgaactctaaatgcttataaaaaaaactgtgattaaggatttttaatttttttcatttacctttgaaacaataacctaggagcttactattaaatttttaagcttttttaaccaacaaaaaaaaatgttattgatatttatacaaaaaaaaaactaaaaaaattgaaaattgacaatgtccgtaaacagctcaaaaagagtcaaaatattttcaaaattttatggtgtagaaaatgctaatataaacattcagtgtccctacggtcatttattttgttttagagttacaccaaaaaccaaaatcgattttctcgaaaacagattttgcgtataaattcctgtttttccttaatttttctttcgtttttcacgtcgcttttgaaaactactgtgaaatttttacttttgaccccccaaagtaccaactagattcactttcctatcaggaAAGTTACTGTAAGAAAAtccaagcttttttactgtcctaaaaattgatgacagacaaaaataaatttaaaaaaaaacacacataattgtaaaatcaatacattcatcgcttcgctcaaaatctaaaattaagggaaaacgggaatggttttggtttttggtgtaactctaaaacaaatgaacgtatatacatgagaTTTTCACTAGTTGTTTATTTCgcatattcaaattttgacaaaatacggaaaaatcacaaaaattattttgagttaataattcatacaaattttagattttgagcggaacaatgaatgtattgattttacaatgatgtgtgtttttttttattcttgtgtctgtcatcacggctTGGGGCAATAaaactgctttgattttcttcaacagtatcttgttcgatggaaaagtgaatctagttggtgcattcgagaggtaaaattttaaaattctcaatagttttcaaaagcgccgggaaaaacaacataaaaattaaggaaaaacaggaatttttacacaaaatcggtttaaaatcgattttggtttttggtataactaaatccaataaaatgtatattcatgaaattttcaatggttgtttatatttgcattttctatatacacaatacaattttcaaaatattttgatttgttttgaactgtttaggaacattttcagtttccaattttattagtcttttttttctatagatgtcaataaaactttatttgatgggtaaaaaatctttaaaatttaatacaaggctcctactatattgttacaatgacatttgaaaatattaaaaattcttagtcaaggtatttttttatacgcgtttaaagttcaaatcttgacaaaatacggaaaaatcacgaaaattagcaaattattttaaattgagaattcataaaaaatgttctttttaaatctaagatttgaaaatgtaatacaagattattcataagtttgtctacttttatcaaaaaaaaaaaatgtctacatataaatcaaattaaatttttaagagagtttgaagttcatatttttacaatattggatattcaattGATTTCTCGTGTagcgtttttgttatttttttttttttttattggtcttgaaaTCTATACTATTTCTGCTTCGACAACTTGGTCATTAGcatgttactataaataatagatacataatatttatagtgggtAACAGatcaaagaattaaaaacaaaaatatacaatagaaACAGTTTTAGATTAGTTCGTTTGGTAATTTGTACATTGATATGGGGTTGACTAGACTACTAGAGTAGCTTGAGTAATTTGGTTTTCTTAAAGAATTTGATGGTCTTGATCTCATTTTCAGGATTTGGGCCTAGACTTGCTACATTTTGGTGGCTTATATTGAGCTCCTCTCTTTGTTGTATGTAAATTCTACATTCTTCGAATATGTGTTTTATTGTGATTGTTGTGCCACATGACTGGCATATTGGTGGGTCTCCTTTGATCATTATGTACTCATGAGTTAGTCTTGTGTGGCCAATTCTGGccctatttagttttttttttatatgtggtACTAATATTGAGATTTCTTCTCCATTTTTGGACCGTTTGTTTAACTTGGTTTAATTTGGT
This genomic window from Metopolophium dirhodum isolate CAU chromosome 1, ASM1992520v1, whole genome shotgun sequence contains:
- the LOC132936745 gene encoding uncharacterized protein LOC132936745, which produces MELDIDEMPDNSHHKKYSSELATQDKMIIRIKKQEPDVDIEGKDSSTEHDEVVSYTCEFVQKVDETESELIDICDEPIESIRQDENYIYPAITNSDDEDTKDVTWQPPSNILTPGERLTRKHIKCLYPKVEKHVSKKNKCKNNKNNEVSIKRLKKGRLPKCKQVLEDIDVSKPATDLTDETTVSESITKKNCDSLPPKVGRPRKGMATPKQRLARIIKIHKMIK